A genomic stretch from Bacillus sp. E(2018) includes:
- a CDS encoding DMT family transporter, with amino-acid sequence MKIWTYLLALLAGVSLSVEGAIYGELGKTIGKLESSFYNFFVGAIILGIVVLFLGKGSLAYTFQAPKWELSGGILGTVYLTILIVAIPIVGVGIAMISVIIGQMAMSMLIEHKGWLGSSAASINKEKLIAVSLMTISLLLIF; translated from the coding sequence ATGAAAATATGGACTTATCTATTAGCACTACTTGCCGGAGTCTCCCTTAGTGTTGAAGGAGCAATCTATGGAGAACTTGGCAAAACGATCGGAAAATTAGAGAGCAGCTTTTACAACTTTTTTGTTGGTGCCATTATACTTGGAATCGTCGTCCTGTTCTTAGGTAAAGGTTCGCTCGCTTATACGTTTCAAGCTCCTAAATGGGAGCTTTCTGGAGGAATTCTAGGTACTGTCTATCTGACAATCTTAATCGTAGCGATACCGATTGTTGGTGTAGGCATTGCTATGATTTCAGTCATCATCGGTCAGATGGCTATGAGTATGCTTATTGAGCACAAAGGCTGGTTAGGAAGTTCAGCAGCCTCTATTAATAAAGAAAAACTCATAGCAGTAAGCCTCATGACAATTTCACTGCTGCTCATTTTTTAA
- a CDS encoding metalloregulator ArsR/SmtB family transcription factor, protein MNNPIDVFKALSNDVRLDILKWLKDPHQHFDKPTAHLSKTISEKGGICVGDIQEKANLSQSTVSQYLSMMQKAGLLESDRHGKWTYYRRNEKNIQKLATYLKEEL, encoded by the coding sequence ATGAACAATCCTATCGATGTATTTAAGGCGCTTTCCAACGACGTTCGCCTCGATATTCTGAAATGGCTCAAAGATCCACATCAACACTTTGATAAACCTACTGCTCATCTATCTAAAACGATTAGTGAGAAAGGCGGTATTTGTGTGGGAGATATACAAGAAAAAGCGAATCTATCGCAATCCACTGTATCCCAATATTTATCGATGATGCAGAAAGCTGGTTTACTTGAATCAGATCGTCATGGCAAATGGACGTACTATCGAAGAAATGAAAAAAACATTCAAAAGTTAGCTACCTATCTGAAAGAAGAATTATAG
- a CDS encoding DUF4176 domain-containing protein — translation MAENLVVDEQEVQYDNISVTYSGGYINEEHTYVVNHSNIEEIIFRENLRTKKNKNFS, via the coding sequence ATGGCAGAAAACCTTGTTGTTGATGAACAAGAAGTACAATATGATAATATTTCGGTTACTTATTCTGGGGGATACATAAATGAAGAACATACATATGTTGTTAACCATTCAAATATTGAAGAAATAATCTTTAGAGAAAATTTGAGAACGAAGAAAAACAAGAATTTCAGTTAG
- a CDS encoding MarR family winged helix-turn-helix transcriptional regulator, giving the protein MVSSSKLNQYWTDIYFHLHYPHGEKITHQMVRILQLIDKKERVVVNDVATHLEISHNTASEHVKRMIHKNYIEKKRDHEDERKVILRLTHIGKKVLHENSSLDEQKLNHIFSQMKEDELELIIKAFKLLSERAKS; this is encoded by the coding sequence ATGGTTAGTTCGTCAAAATTAAATCAATATTGGACAGACATCTATTTTCATTTGCATTACCCGCATGGGGAGAAAATAACTCATCAGATGGTACGGATTCTTCAGTTAATCGATAAAAAAGAGAGGGTAGTTGTAAATGATGTAGCGACTCATCTCGAAATCTCTCACAATACGGCGTCTGAGCATGTGAAGCGTATGATACACAAGAATTACATAGAAAAGAAACGCGATCATGAGGATGAACGAAAAGTTATTCTTCGGTTAACGCATATTGGGAAAAAGGTTCTTCATGAGAACTCAAGTCTAGATGAACAGAAGTTAAATCATATTTTTAGTCAGATGAAAGAAGATGAATTAGAGTTAATCATCAAAGCATTTAAACTGCTAAGTGAGCGGGCAAAATCATGA
- a CDS encoding DUF3147 family protein, whose amino-acid sequence MNIVMKILISAGVIAAVTEIARRFPSFGGMVAALPLVSLLSIIWLYVQGEPTKTLSKFTLGVLWGFPATAVLLVIVYISLKHSFSLIACLALGISGWILCILLQEVAIKFIKTII is encoded by the coding sequence ATGAATATAGTCATGAAAATCCTAATTTCTGCAGGAGTTATTGCAGCTGTTACCGAAATTGCTAGAAGGTTTCCTAGTTTTGGCGGGATGGTGGCTGCTCTTCCACTTGTCAGTTTGTTAAGCATCATATGGCTTTATGTACAGGGAGAGCCAACCAAAACGTTAAGTAAGTTTACTCTTGGTGTTCTATGGGGATTTCCGGCGACTGCCGTTCTATTAGTGATTGTATATATTTCTTTAAAGCATTCCTTCTCATTAATTGCGTGCCTAGCTTTAGGTATTAGTGGTTGGATTCTATGTATTTTGCTTCAAGAGGTAGCTATAAAGTTCATAAAAACGATAATCTGA
- a CDS encoding helix-hairpin-helix domain-containing protein: MPNTNLPTRIGKPAERALASAGISSIEQLTDWRESDLKKLHGIGPKAMGQLLAALQERGLTFKK, from the coding sequence ATGCCAAACACAAACCTACCAACAAGAATAGGAAAACCCGCTGAAAGAGCTTTGGCTTCTGCAGGCATATCTTCAATCGAGCAACTTACAGATTGGAGGGAATCAGATCTTAAGAAATTACACGGAATAGGTCCGAAAGCAATGGGACAGCTCCTTGCTGCACTCCAAGAAAGAGGACTTACTTTTAAGAAATAG
- a CDS encoding alpha/beta hydrolase, whose product MIQQLNGQEIEIRGKKLYVERYGTDDKPAILYLHGGPGEGCHDFSFHQAERLGKHFNLILIDQRGVCRSENIKKGELFGFQDLIDDCEALRKHFHIEKWSLIGHSFGGFLALAYVRQHPESIEKVIFEGPTFDFELTSRSLIRKTAHLLKKYGKHELYEKGLLLAEGNHSIRELTEEYMKLSDELGENRMEIYRHNHDNPTDYYSFYSEDEWDEFYDRSEHHYNILREEGKIFDSLLDEIQFVKNPMLLLVGKYDACTCEKHFEVFERDAINGEVLIFEESGHTPHYEDSEKFKQVVIDYLQS is encoded by the coding sequence ATGATTCAGCAACTGAACGGTCAAGAAATTGAAATTAGAGGCAAAAAGTTATATGTAGAACGTTACGGTACCGATGATAAACCAGCTATCCTTTATCTTCATGGAGGTCCTGGGGAAGGATGTCATGATTTTTCCTTCCATCAAGCTGAAAGATTAGGAAAGCATTTCAATCTCATTTTAATAGATCAAAGGGGAGTATGTCGTTCTGAAAACATTAAGAAGGGCGAACTCTTTGGCTTTCAAGATTTGATTGATGACTGTGAAGCTCTTCGAAAACATTTTCATATAGAAAAGTGGTCACTCATCGGCCATTCATTTGGTGGGTTTTTAGCATTAGCTTATGTTCGGCAACATCCTGAATCTATTGAAAAAGTGATTTTTGAAGGGCCAACTTTTGATTTTGAACTAACCTCAAGAAGTCTTATAAGAAAGACTGCACATCTACTGAAAAAGTATGGCAAACACGAACTATACGAGAAAGGTTTGTTACTTGCTGAGGGAAATCATTCGATACGCGAACTAACAGAAGAATATATGAAGTTGAGTGATGAGTTAGGTGAGAACCGTATGGAGATCTATCGGCATAACCATGATAATCCAACAGACTACTATTCTTTTTATTCTGAGGATGAGTGGGACGAATTCTATGACCGTTCAGAGCATCACTACAACATATTAAGAGAAGAAGGCAAAATCTTTGATTCTTTGCTGGATGAGATTCAATTTGTGAAAAATCCAATGTTATTGCTTGTTGGAAAATATGATGCTTGTACGTGTGAAAAGCATTTTGAGGTGTTCGAGCGAGATGCTATTAACGGAGAAGTATTGATCTTTGAAGAAAGTGGTCACACTCCTCATTACGAGGATTCAGAAAAGTTTAAGCAGGTTGTCATAGATTATCTGCAATCTTAG
- a CDS encoding AAA family ATPase — translation MKLVLLFGPQAVGKMTVGHELEKVTKLKLFHNHMTIDLVTPFFEYGSDEGRRLVNLFRSEIFQTYAKSDQYGMIFTYVWAFNYKEDWDFVEGVCQVFEKEGAEIYFVELESDLETRLKRNTTSHRLEHKPSKRDLTWSETDVRTSMEMYRLNSFEGELKKKNYLRINNTDLNADEVANLIQITFNL, via the coding sequence ATGAAACTCGTATTATTATTTGGCCCACAAGCGGTTGGGAAGATGACTGTTGGGCATGAGTTAGAGAAAGTCACAAAATTAAAGCTTTTTCATAATCACATGACGATCGATCTTGTTACACCGTTTTTTGAATATGGTTCTGATGAGGGAAGAAGACTTGTGAATTTGTTTCGTTCAGAGATTTTTCAAACATATGCGAAGAGTGATCAGTATGGAATGATATTTACATATGTATGGGCGTTTAATTATAAGGAAGATTGGGACTTTGTTGAAGGTGTGTGCCAGGTGTTTGAGAAGGAAGGAGCAGAGATTTATTTTGTCGAACTTGAATCTGATCTAGAGACAAGACTTAAGAGAAACACGACTTCTCATCGTCTTGAACACAAACCTTCTAAACGAGATCTAACCTGGTCAGAAACTGATGTAAGAACATCAATGGAAATGTATCGATTAAACTCCTTTGAAGGCGAGTTAAAAAAGAAAAATTATCTTCGTATTAACAATACAGATTTAAATGCGGATGAAGTGGCCAATCTTATTCAAATTACATTTAACCTTTAA
- a CDS encoding GntR family transcriptional regulator translates to MELPIKLSRDSRVPIYHQIEGQIKALIVSGKLPAGSPLPSIRALSKDLEISVITTRRAYQDLEYGGFIKTTQGKGTFVAEVEVKKMERLAISSVSEAIEKGVETALRHNYSVDEIRSVFEEVLARLKDNDRGGSE, encoded by the coding sequence ATGGAACTTCCTATAAAGCTTTCCAGAGATTCCAGGGTTCCCATCTACCATCAGATAGAAGGACAAATTAAGGCACTCATTGTTAGTGGTAAGTTACCAGCAGGTTCACCTCTTCCTTCCATTCGAGCACTTTCAAAAGATTTAGAGATCAGTGTTATAACTACTCGGCGGGCTTATCAAGATTTAGAGTACGGTGGCTTTATCAAAACAACGCAAGGAAAGGGAACTTTCGTTGCTGAAGTGGAGGTAAAAAAGATGGAGAGGTTAGCAATATCATCCGTATCTGAAGCGATTGAAAAAGGTGTAGAGACCGCTCTTCGACACAATTACTCTGTGGATGAAATTCGATCTGTGTTTGAAGAAGTACTAGCAAGACTTAAAGATAACGATCGAGGTGGAAGTGAATGA
- a CDS encoding ABC transporter ATP-binding protein: MKLCTQIERVEKTVDDFTVGPIDLDIELGTISALIGNNGAGKSTLIKMMMNLVKPDNGQLLHFGASVKSSDQWKQEVAYQPQSVLGCDLLTGKQLRDLMEPWYANWDQEMFMNLVKTFEIDLNKRFGKMSKGMQQKLNIVLALSKNTKLLILDEPTANMDIPSKQKLMDILVDWMERDERAIVIATHQVEDIKKLADYIVIMNDGKVIGKYEKEELVYRYKRYWFENGLGIEKIPGEIDRLNDRLLISNDVEQTDTFLKKNEIKIIQSEVLEVEEIITYMLMGR, encoded by the coding sequence ATGAAGCTTTGTACACAAATTGAAAGAGTTGAAAAAACAGTAGATGATTTCACAGTTGGTCCAATAGATCTAGATATTGAGCTCGGTACGATTTCGGCACTCATTGGCAACAATGGTGCAGGGAAGAGCACACTCATCAAAATGATGATGAATCTTGTGAAACCGGACAACGGTCAACTGTTGCATTTTGGAGCTAGTGTAAAGTCCAGTGATCAGTGGAAACAGGAGGTTGCCTATCAACCACAATCTGTTCTAGGTTGTGACTTGTTAACTGGAAAACAACTAAGAGATTTGATGGAACCTTGGTATGCGAACTGGGATCAAGAAATGTTTATGAATCTAGTAAAGACTTTTGAAATTGATCTTAATAAACGTTTTGGAAAAATGTCTAAAGGCATGCAGCAAAAACTTAACATTGTTTTAGCTCTCTCTAAGAACACAAAACTTTTAATCCTAGATGAACCTACAGCTAATATGGATATTCCTTCAAAACAAAAGTTAATGGACATTCTTGTAGATTGGATGGAGAGAGACGAGAGAGCGATCGTTATCGCTACCCACCAAGTAGAAGATATTAAGAAATTAGCAGATTATATCGTGATCATGAACGATGGCAAAGTAATAGGTAAATACGAAAAAGAAGAACTAGTGTATCGATACAAGCGTTATTGGTTTGAAAATGGGTTAGGGATTGAAAAAATCCCTGGTGAGATCGACCGTTTGAACGATCGTCTGCTCATTTCTAATGATGTAGAACAAACAGACACATTCTTGAAGAAAAATGAAATAAAAATTATACAATCAGAGGTTTTAGAAGTAGAAGAAATTATTACTTACATGCTAATGGGGAGGTAG
- a CDS encoding ATP-binding cassette domain-containing protein: protein MNERILKVERLGKSFKDKRIISNISFEVHRGEIMGILGPNGAGKSTTIRNIMGIMYPDEGSIHFHGSSEIPRHKIGYLPEERGLYKNVNVMDILLYFAELKDYPQKKAKKRALEYLEKFGLAGKENTKVEELSKGMGQKVQLIAAIIHEPELLILDEPFSGLDPVSQEVFKEEIKELAANGTAILLSSHQMNMVEELCDRLFMIHRGKKVIYGAMEDVKREYANFKCTIIGDNPEELLLNIPSVHRVESKEDRAILYLEQDVNIPTWLRELPIDLNVYELIIDRVSLHEIFIDIASDKNIIVKEGVKYA from the coding sequence ATGAATGAACGCATCTTGAAAGTAGAGCGATTAGGAAAATCGTTTAAAGATAAGAGGATTATTTCGAATATCTCTTTTGAAGTACATCGTGGTGAGATCATGGGGATTCTTGGACCGAATGGAGCTGGGAAATCCACAACAATCCGTAACATTATGGGCATTATGTATCCAGATGAAGGATCCATTCATTTTCATGGGAGTTCTGAAATTCCTCGTCATAAAATAGGCTATCTACCTGAAGAGAGAGGTTTGTATAAAAACGTAAACGTGATGGATATCTTGCTTTATTTTGCTGAACTTAAAGACTACCCACAAAAGAAGGCGAAGAAACGTGCTCTGGAGTATTTAGAGAAATTCGGACTTGCCGGTAAAGAGAACACAAAGGTAGAAGAGCTGTCCAAAGGGATGGGGCAAAAAGTCCAATTGATCGCTGCAATTATCCACGAACCAGAACTGCTTATTTTAGATGAACCATTTTCAGGTCTTGATCCTGTAAGCCAAGAGGTATTTAAAGAAGAAATTAAAGAACTTGCAGCTAATGGTACAGCAATTCTTCTTTCATCTCATCAGATGAACATGGTGGAAGAATTATGTGATCGATTATTTATGATTCATCGAGGCAAAAAAGTGATCTATGGTGCGATGGAAGATGTAAAGAGAGAATACGCAAACTTCAAATGTACGATTATTGGTGACAACCCTGAAGAATTGTTGCTTAATATCCCATCTGTTCATCGCGTTGAGAGTAAAGAGGATCGAGCGATTCTTTACTTAGAGCAAGACGTTAACATTCCAACCTGGCTTAGAGAGCTGCCAATAGATTTGAATGTTTATGAATTAATAATCGATCGTGTATCCCTACATGAGATTTTTATTGATATCGCTTCTGATAAAAACATAATTGTGAAAGAAGGTGTGAAGTATGCGTAA
- a CDS encoding ABC transporter permease: protein MRNSWKVAKWELKRNMKNKSFIISLLLTPLLFIVFASFPTLLEKLEGEPDSETVTVYVKDELNLFDEVNGLVQSQDLSWKMEEITDDSKKILKEIESSENQAYVALTDNAVKTGEVKVFTSNEMPDTFSSEVQFLQEPLRQVKYDQLSLSPEVVQSITKGIEIKSEEASTQTGPGSVNPSDNQSADDGSMERIIPGAFAGIVLFSIVMTGMMIFQSASQEKKEKVAEIVLSSVTPGDLMQGKIIGYFILGLVQVGTWLLLVVPIAAWRYELPIVEYLFVPELLLLLAISIAGYLMFAAIFVGIGATVEDMTATSNFQGIVMMLPFLPLIFIGPILANPSGIIAQVATYFPLTSPSILILRLSLLEEWPWVEIIIALVILLASIWLLMKLAGKVFKTGILLYGKNATPSEIWKWLRY from the coding sequence ATGCGTAACAGCTGGAAAGTTGCAAAGTGGGAACTTAAGCGGAACATGAAAAATAAATCTTTTATAATATCACTACTCTTGACACCGCTTCTATTTATCGTGTTCGCTAGTTTCCCTACACTCCTTGAAAAGCTGGAAGGAGAACCTGATTCAGAGACCGTAACCGTTTATGTGAAAGATGAACTGAACCTCTTTGATGAAGTTAATGGTTTGGTCCAATCCCAAGATTTATCTTGGAAGATGGAAGAAATAACAGATGATTCAAAAAAGATACTTAAAGAGATAGAATCATCTGAAAACCAAGCTTATGTGGCATTGACAGATAATGCGGTAAAAACAGGAGAAGTGAAGGTTTTCACAAGCAATGAAATGCCTGACACCTTTTCAAGTGAGGTGCAGTTTCTACAAGAGCCACTGCGTCAGGTGAAATATGATCAGCTAAGCCTTTCTCCAGAAGTCGTTCAATCGATAACAAAAGGGATAGAGATCAAGTCAGAAGAAGCTTCAACACAAACTGGCCCAGGCTCTGTAAATCCGTCAGATAATCAGAGTGCTGATGACGGCTCAATGGAACGCATCATCCCAGGTGCATTTGCTGGTATCGTCCTTTTTTCAATCGTTATGACAGGTATGATGATCTTCCAAAGTGCCTCTCAAGAAAAGAAGGAAAAAGTAGCTGAGATTGTATTATCTTCCGTAACACCGGGAGACTTAATGCAAGGGAAAATTATCGGTTATTTCATATTAGGGCTTGTTCAAGTAGGAACTTGGTTATTACTCGTTGTTCCGATTGCAGCCTGGAGATATGAGTTACCAATTGTAGAATATCTATTTGTACCTGAACTATTGCTATTGTTAGCAATCTCTATAGCAGGTTACTTGATGTTTGCTGCTATTTTCGTTGGTATTGGTGCAACGGTTGAAGACATGACAGCTACAAGCAATTTTCAAGGTATCGTCATGATGCTGCCGTTTCTTCCACTCATATTTATTGGTCCTATCTTGGCAAACCCGAGCGGAATTATCGCTCAAGTTGCCACATATTTCCCACTTACATCTCCAAGCATCCTTATCCTTCGCCTTTCCTTATTAGAAGAATGGCCGTGGGTTGAGATCATTATTGCATTAGTTATCTTGTTAGCTAGTATTTGGCTGTTGATGAAATTAGCAGGAAAAGTGTTTAAGACAGGGATTTTACTTTATGGTAAAAATGCCACTCCAAGTGAGATCTGGAAGTGGCTGCGCTACTAG